Proteins found in one Pocillopora verrucosa isolate sample1 chromosome 12, ASM3666991v2, whole genome shotgun sequence genomic segment:
- the LOC136277370 gene encoding uncharacterized protein, producing MDIIVLLLDMVLMTFCRLESKTAKCDGKFELSGLNHGHLEQGIKNHAIVGHSFKNFTLPKIYDCHIQCFDEKCKCQAFQISGDRCELLNEDRYSTPDEFIYTPGYAYFDMSREYIHQVTSDSAYPDSHCSNQCCSHSVCLNGATCTELCQDAKNKFKCSCAPGYVGKFCQKRRTSCKEQLLMDKKSSSQAYWLFDPTSNSWYETFCDFTTENGFVWTLIESFSLVNNQNFADKSFYKDYPVIENDFNWNKFRLSLNRMESIANQSSHVRATCNFNTDGLNFTDYLRAKLTDIDVMRKKFDDCRNYEYINIRGYGCHDCTAVFVQQDMWHAHVDSYYGAGCQLKASGAIKDPGGEDDFGWYDTVNPIHRCSSNNNSTTQWWFGEHEDYSSEQ from the exons atggACATCATTGTCCTTCTTCTGGACATGGTATTAATGACATTCTGCAGATTGGAGTCAAAAACTGCAAAGTGCGACGGAAAATTTGAACTGAGCGGACTTAACCATGGCCACTTGGAGCAAGGAATTAAAAACCATGCCATAGTGGGacacagttttaaaaatttcacgTTGCCAAAAATTTATGACTGTCATATCCAGTGTTTTGACGAGAAATGTAAGTGCCAAGCATTTCAAATATCTGGGGATCGCTGTGAGCTGTTGAATGAAGATAGATATTCAACTCCTGATGAGTTCATATATACTCCTGGATATGCTTACTTTGATATGAGCAGGGAATATATTCACCAG GTAACTTCAGATAGCGCATATCCAGACTCACACTGCAGTAATCAATGCTGTAGTCATAGTGTGTGTCTTAATGGCGCCACGTGCACCGAACTCTGTCAGGACGccaaaaacaagtttaaatgTTCATGTGCACCAGGATATGTCGGGAAATTTTGCCAGAAGCGAAGAACGTCCTGCAAAGAGCAGCTTTTGATGGACAAGAAGTCATCATCGCAAGCTTACTGGCTGTTTGATCCGACAAGCAACTCTTGGTATGAAACCTTTTGCGATTTTACCACCGAAAATGGTTTTGTTTGGACTCTTATTGAATCGTTCAGCCTGGTTAATAACCAAAATTTTGCGGATAAATCATTCTATAAAGATTATCCTGTCATTGAGAACGATTTTAACTGGAATAAGTTCCGCTTGTCTTTGAACCGGATGGAGTCAATTGCTAACCAGTCCTCTCACGTGCGTGCAACATGCAACTTTAACACTGATGGTCTGAACTTCACTGATTACTTGAGAGCCAAACTGACTGATATCGATGTAATGCGGAAGAAATTCGACGATTGCAGGAATTACGAATACATTAACATCCGTGGTTACGGTTGCCATGACTGCACTGCTGTGTTTGTTCAGCAGGATATGTGGCATGCACACGTGGACTCATATTATGGAGCAGGGTGTCAGTTGAAGGCATCAGGAGCAATAAAGGACCCAGGGGGGGAGGATGACTTTGGTTGGTACGACACAGTAAACCCCATTCATAGGTGCTCTTCAAATAACAACTCCACCACACAATGGTGGTTTGGAGAACACGAAGATTATTCCAGTGAGCAGTAA
- the LOC131778056 gene encoding uncharacterized protein yields the protein MDIIVLLLDMVLMTFCRLESKTAKCDGKFELSRLNHGHLEQGIKNHAIVGHSFKNFTLPKIYDCHIQCFDEKCKCQAFQISGDRCELLDEDRYSTPDEFIYTPGYAYFDMSREYIHQVTSDSAYPDSHCSNQCCSHSVCLNGATCTELCQDAKHKFKCSCAPGYVGKFCQKRRTACKEQLLMDKKSSSQAYWLFDPTSNSWYETFCDFTTENGFVWTLIESFSLVNNQNFADKSFYKDYPVTENDFNWNKFRLSLNRMESIANQSSHVRATCNFNTDGLNFTDYLRAKLTDIDVMRKKFNDCRNYEYINVRGYGCHDCTAVFVQQDMWHAHVDSYHDYGEGCQLKASGAIKDPAGEDDFGWYETVNPIHRCSSNNNSTTQWWFGEHEDYFSEQ from the exons atggaCATCATTGTCCTTCTTCTGGACATGGTATTAATGACATTCTGCAGATTGGAGTCAAAAACTGCAAAGTGCGACGGAAAATTTGAACTGAGTAGACTTAACCATGGCCACTTGGAGCAAGGAATAAAAAACCATGCCATAGTGGGACACAGTTTTAAGAATTTCACGTTGCCAAAAATTTATGACTGTCATATCCAGTGTTTTGATGAGAAATGTAAGTGCCAAGCATTTCAGATATCTGGGGATCGCTGTGAGCTGTTGGATGAAGATAGATATTCAACTCCTGATGAGTTCATATATACTCCTGGATATGCTTACTTTGATATGAGCAGGGAATATATTCACCAG GTAACTTCAGACAGCGCATATCCAGACTCACACTGCAGTAATCAATGCTGTAGTCATAGTGTGTGTCTTAATGGCGCCACGTGCACCGAACTCTGTCAGGACGCCAAACACAAGTTTAAATGTTCATGTGCACCAGGATATGTCGGGAAATTTTGCCAGAAGCGAAGAACTGCTTGCAAAGAGCAGCTTTTAATGGACAAGAAGTCATCATCGCAAGCTTACTGGCTGTTTGATCCGACAAGCAACTCTTGGTACGAAACCTTTTGCGATTTCACCACtgaaaatggttttgtttgGACTCTTATTGAATCGTTCAGCCTGGTTAATAACCAAAATTTTGCGGATAAATCATTCTATAAAGATTATCCTGTCACTGAGAACGATTTTAACTGGAATAAGTTTCGCCTGTCTTTGAACCGGATGGAGTCAATTGCTAACCAGTCCTCTCACGTGCGTGCAACATGCAACTTTAACACTGATGGTCTGAACTTCACTGATTACTTGAGAGCCAAACTGACTGATATCGATGTGATGCGGAAGAAATTCAACGATTGCAGGAATTACGAATACATTAACGTCCGTGGTTACGGTTGCCATGACTGCACTGCAGTGTTTGTTCAGCAGGATATGTGGCATGCACACGTGGACTCGTATCATGATTATGGAGAAGGGTGTCAGTTGAAGGCATCAGGAGCAATAAAGGACCCAGCGGGGGAGGATGACTTTGGTTGGTACGAAACAGTAAACCCCATTCATAGGTGCTCTTCAAATAACAACTCCACCACACAGTGGTGGTTTGGAGAACACGAAGATTATTTCAGTGAGCAGTAA
- the LOC131778013 gene encoding sphingomyelinase phosphodiesterase C-like translates to MTEQLEISSPNDSENNRKRKRLTVLVLLIFLGSLCVVLSLMLILTFVLCLHCPDCDSNYKQGTSGSEEKLTTQQSLVHFIHLTDVNLDLKYNSSIPKRDMCRAANGSIKTAEFKAPLGRIGCDTPLLLLESSLEAIKNATERTKLNFILISGDFSAHEVDVDEQHILEAMIRTANETHAVFPDIPVFPVIGLHDYLVPLTLPNTSDWYNSVLSPWEPLMIYDGSAGDASKSTFSNTLRETFLEGGYYNASIADGRMILIVLNTIYWHYKSNQDNLQVRKTALSQLSWLESQLESAEGQGKRVLIASHIPPGVDVDDHQPFWLPNFTKRYMDLVGGRYHKVIAGQLFGHVHKDDFRLQTLESNSDSVSNDARKSFALIAPSLSPDYKSNPAFRVMILDEQSMSLYDYNQYYIDLDSTKVSSTPVWRLDYTFSKKYPLFANKSIDADRIYKLTEALINNENDMFWKAYAFSRQVNYWPDYYPRAVLYCSMRYVFKNDYEKCLLRMHFEAGALLSSRRSRK, encoded by the exons ATGACTGAACAGTTAGAAATATCGTCTCCAAACGATTCCGAGAACAATCggaaaaggaaaagactcaCTGTATTGGTCTTGCTAATATTTCTGGGAAGTCTTTGCGTTGTTCTGTCGTTGATGTTGATTCTCACGTTTGTACTTTGTCTTCATTGTCCTGACTGTGACTCGAATTACAAACAAGGAACTTCAGGATCTGAGGAGAAACTTACAACTCAACAGAGCTTGGTCCATTTTATACATCTCACAGATGTCAACTTAGATCTGAAGTACAACAGCTCCATTCCAAAGCGTGACATGTGTCGCGCAGCAAACGGATCCATCAAAACAGCTGAGTTTAAAGCTCCTTTGGGTAGAATTGGGTGTGACACTCCACTATTGTTGCTGGAAAGCAGCTTAGAAGCGATAAAGAACGCTACAGAACGCACAAAGCTGAATTTCATACTGATCTCAG GAGACTTCTCTGCACATGAAGTTGATGTTGATGAACAGCACATTCTCGAAGCCATGATCAGGACAGCGAATGAGACACATGCAGTTTTTCCTGATATTCCTGTGTTTCCTGTCATTGGTTTACATGATTATCTGGTACCACTCACTTTACCGAACACCAGTGATTGGTACAACTCTGTTTTGTCTCCATGGGAACCGTTAATGATTTATGATGGCAGCGCAGGCGATGCAAGCAAATCTACATTTAGTAACACGTTAAGAGAAACCTTCCTTGAGGGCGGTTACTACAATGCAAGCATTGCAG ATGGGAGAATGATTTTAATTGTATTGAATACCATATACTGGCACTACAAAAGCAACCAAGACAATCTTCAAGTTCGTAAAACTGCGTTAAGTCAGTTGTCGTGGTTAGAAAGTCAACTCGAGTCTGCTGAAGGACAAGGGAAGAGAGTACTGATAGCAAGTCACATTCCACCAGG AGTGGATGTTGACGACCATCAGCCATTTTGGTTGCCCAATTTTACTAAAAGATACATGGATCTGGTTGGTGGAAGGTATCACAAAGTGATAGCTG gtCAGCTATTTGGTCACGTGCACAAAGACgacttcagacttcagactCTGGAATCAAACTCTGACTCTGTCTCTAATGACGCAAGGAAGTCTTTTGCATTGATCGCTCCCTCTCTTAGTCCAGATTACAAGAGTAATCCAGCCTTCCGTGTGATGATATTAGATGAACAATCAATGTCTCTTTATGACTACAATCAATACTACATTGACCTTGACTCGACCAAAG tgtccTCCACTCCTGTGTGGCGGTTGGATTACACATTCAGCAAGAAATACCCCTTGTTTGCAAATAAGTCTATAGATGCCGATCGAATCTATAAACTAACCGAGGCTTTAATAAATAACGAGAATGATATGTTCTGGAAAGCTTACGCATTTTCACGACAAGTTAATTACTGGCCCGATTATTATCCAAGGGCAGTTCTTTATTGTTCCATGCGCTACGTTTTTAAAAACGATTATGAGAAGTGTCTCTTAAGAATGCATTTTGAGGCAGGAGCACTACTAAGTTCGCGAAGATCTCGAAAATGA
- the LOC136277305 gene encoding sphingomyelinase phosphodiesterase C-like — protein sequence MIYDGSAGDASKSTFSKTLRETFLEGGYYNASIADGRMILIVLNTIYWHYKSNQDNLQVRKTALSQLSWLESQLESAEGRGKRVLIASHIPPGVDVDNHEPFWLPSFTKRYMDLVGGRYHKVIAGQLFGHVHKDDFRLQTLESNSDSVSNDARKSFALIAPSLSPDYKSNPAFRVMILDEQSMSLYDYNQYYIDLDSTKVSSTPVWRLDYTFSKKYPLFANKSIDADRIYKLTEALINNENDMFWKAYAFSRQVNYWPDYYPRAVLYCSMRYVFKNDYEKCLLRMHFEAGALLSSRRSRK from the exons ATGATTTATGATGGCAGCGCAGGCGATGCAAGCAAATCTACATTTAGTAAAACGTTAAGAGAAACCTTCCTTGAGGGCGGTTACTACAATGCAAGCATTGCAG ATGGGAGAATGATTTTAATTGTATTGAATACCATATACTGGCACTACAAAAGCAACCAAGACAATCTTCAAGTTCGTAAAACTGCGTTAAGTCAGTTGTCGTGGTTAGAAAGTCAACTCGAGTCTGCTGAAGGACGAGGGAAGAGAGTACTGATAGCAAGTCACATTCCACCAGG AGTGGACGTTGACAACCATGAGCCATTTTGGTTGCCCAGTTTTACTAAACGATACATGGATCTGGTTGGTGGAAGGTATCACAAAGTGATAGCTG gtCAGCTATTTGGTCACGTGCACAAAGACgacttcagacttcagactCTGGAATCAAACTCTGACTCTGTCTCTAATGACGCAAGGAAGTCTTTTGCATTGATCGCTCCCTCTCTTAGTCCAGATTACAAGAGTAATCCAGCCTTCCGTGTGATGATATTAGATGAACAATCAATGTCTCTTTATGACTACAATCAATACTACATTGACCTCGACTCGACCAAAG tgtccTCCACTCCTGTGTGGCGGTTGGATTACACATTCAGCAAGAAATACCCCTTGTTTGCAAATAAGTCTATAGATGCCGATCGAATCTATAAACTAACCGAGGCTTTAATAAATAACGAGAATGATATGTTCTGGAAAGCTTACGCATTTTCACGACAAGTTAATTACTGGCCCGATTATTATCCAAGGGCAGTTCTTTATTGTTCCATGCGCTACGTTTTTAAAAACGATTATGAGAAGTGTCTCTTAAGAATGCATTTTGAGGCAGGAGCACTACTAAGTTCGCGAAGATCTCGAAAATGA